From the genome of Lotus japonicus ecotype B-129 chromosome 6, LjGifu_v1.2, one region includes:
- the LOC130726608 gene encoding enoyl-CoA delta isomerase 2, peroxisomal-like: protein MCSLEKRDNLWVLTLTGDDQNRLSPTVIQSLLSTLSRLTSQATPGSVLITTATGRFFSNGFDLTWARAAGSESAYDRLQSMVDSLRPVVAALVSLPMPTIAAVNGHASAAGFLLAISHDYVLMRSDQGVMYMPEVNLGLPLPDYFAAVMRDKIRSPVTLRDFVLGGVKIRAGEAVKRGIVDSAHDGAEKTVEAAMRLGEELGRRKWVGEVYAEIRKSLYPEACLVLGLTQKSIVSKI, encoded by the coding sequence ATGTGCAGCCTCGAGAAGCGTGACAACCTTTGGGTCCTGACCCTCACCGGCGACGACCAGAACCGCCTCAGCCCCACCGTCATCCAATCCCTTCTCTCAACCCTTTCCCGACTCACTTCTCAAGCCACCCCTGGCTCCGTCCtaatcaccaccgccaccggcaGATTCTTCTCCAACGGCTTCGATCTCACATGGGCCCGCGCTGCCGGCTCCGAATCCGCCTACGATCGCCTCCAGTCCATGGTCGATTCCCTTCGCCCCGTCGTGGCGGCGCTCGTGTCACTCCCGATGCCGACAATCGCCGCCGTCAACGGCCACGCTTCCGCCGCCGGGTTCCTGTTAGCGATCAGCCATGATTACGTCCTGATGAGGAGCGACCAGGGCGTGATGTACATGCCGGAGGTGAACCTTGGCCTGCCGCTGCCGGATTACTTCGCCGCCGTGATGAGGGATAAGATCAGGTCTCCGGTGACGCTGAGAGACTTTGTGCTGGGCGGGGTGAAGATCAGGGCGGGGGAGGCGGTGAAGAGGGGGATTGTTGACTCGGCGCACGATGGCGCGGAGAAGACGGTGGAGGCGGCGATGCGGTTGGGGGAGGAGCTTGGGCGGAGGAAGTGGGTGGGGGAAGTGTATGCAGAGATAAGGAAGAGTTTGTATCCAGAAGCGTGTTTGGTTTTGGGATTAACTCAG